Below is a genomic region from Bacillaceae bacterium S4-13-56.
TACCTTTTGTCGCTTTATATGCATCGATACCTTTGTAAGTGTGATAGAATTCAACATTCGCATCAGTACCATTAACTACATTTTCGCTAAATGTTAGTACTACTTTATTTGGAGTAGCTGATTTAACAGATACAGTAGGAGCTGTAACATCTGCAGCATAAGAAAATGCTTTAGTTACCTTATCTACTTTGAAAGTAGCATAATCTGTTCCACCACTAACTGTTAAATTATGAGTGCCTTCAGTTGGTTGAGCACCAAGGCTTATTGTAACTGTATCTGATCCCTTTGTGAAAGTAGTTCCAACAATAGCTAAAACACCATCATTAACAGAGAAAGAAGGTTGGCTGCTTAATGGCTCAGAGAACTTAACCTCTAAAGTTTTAGGTCCAACTACACTAATATTTGAAACTTCTGGAGCATTTACATCAATGAATCTTACAGACTCTGTTGTTTTACCAACAAGTTGACCACTTGAAGATTTTACTCCTTCAATTGTAAGACCAGCGATTTGTTGTTGGGCGGCATTAGTATCTTGATCATTTACAGTTAATGTTACAACATTACCTACTGCAACAGCATCAGTAACTGAAAGACCACTACCAGATGCAAAAGAATAATTGTTTGTATCTTCAGCTGTAGTTACATCTAAATTGGTATTAAATGTAACTGTTACTTCTTTAAGATTATTAGCACTCACACTTGTAACTGCTGGTGCTGTAGTTGCTTGCATTGCTCTGTACAAGAATGTAGCAAATTGATCGCGCGGAACAAATTCTTGCGGACGGAAATCATCAAGTTCTGTTGTAATTCCGTATTGAGCAAGAATCTTCACGTTAGCTTTGTGAGAAGCTTCTACGTTAGTTAAATTAATCCCAACATCTTCCCCAGTATCAACTAGATCAAATGCACGAACTAATACTGTTGCCATTTGCTCACGGCTTAAATCTACATCATCGTTAAAGTTGTCATTTCCATCACCTAGGAAAATACCAGCTCCATATGTAGCAGCAATTTGGTCCGCAAAATAATGGCTTCCATCAACGTCATTGAAGTTTTCAAGTACTGCAGCAACGTCAGTTGGAATTTCTAGATCTAAAGCTCTTGTTAATAATGCAGCTGCTTGAGAACGAGATAAAATCTGAGTAGGCTTGTAAACCTTTACCCCGTCTTCAGTGTAACCATTGATTATTCCTTGTGCAGCTAGAGCGTTAATAGCTTCTGCGTGTACAGAATCTGCATTTACATCAGTAAATAGTTGAGTCTCTGCAGATACCGCCAATGGCGCTACTGCCGCTAAAGCTGTTGTTGCAGCAAGAGTTGATGCTGCGAACTTGCGTGTGTTCTTTGACATAACTTAAAATCCTCCCTTAGTTATAATACTAGATAATTTTATTAAACTATTTCCTTTACTCACTAAATATTGTAAATATAGGAAGATAGTAATTCCCTAGTAATCTATTGGCTTCATATCATAGTATAGTTAATTAGTGCAATATTTGTCAACAAAATCTAAGAAGTTTTTAGTAGATTACCAAAGTTAACAAGTTGTTGTATTGTTTACTAGATGCACCAATATATTTCTAGGATGTCCTTATTTTACTAATTAAACTAGTAGAATACAAGATTATTTCGACAATTTCACTTAAGTAAAATTTACCAAAAAAATTAGTAAAATGTAGATATAATCCCTCAATAAGTATATTACAAATACTCTATGATATGAACCCCTTTTACCAAAAAATTATAAATACTTTTCTCCATTTTTAATGATCACAAGGATCCCGTACCTTTTTCTCCGGCAATAATCATTAGAAAACGCCTTCATCAAAACTAAGAAAATAAACGGGTTTGTCCCCTATTTCCTTGCTCTTAAAACTTTTAATAAAAACATCGGTAAAGCGAGCTGCCTCTTCCATCTCCATGGTTCAGCAAGTAAGCGATAGAGCCACTCTAATCCAAATCTACGAAATAAAGCTGGAGCTCGTTTAATATTTCCAGCAAATACGTCAAATGATCCTCCGACTCCCTGGAAGATAGACACATTTAATTTACTTTTGTTCGCACGAATCCATTCCTCTTGTTTCGGGCTTCCCAATGCCACAAAGAGGATATCTGCATTTGCTTGATTGATTTCTTCTAGGAGGATGTCTTGCTCTTGTATGTATCCGTCTAGCACCCCAACAATTTGAATGTCAGGGTATCGACGGGAAATCTCATGACTTGCTTGATCAGCTACTCCTGGTTTTCCACCATAAAGGAAAACCTTGGCGCCCTTATGTGCAGCTTCTTCTAGTAATACGGTCATCAAATCAATTCCAGTAATTCGATTGGAAATGGATCCTCCTTGAAGCTTGGAGGCAATTAACACACCAACACCATCAGGAATTTGATAATCTGCTGTATTAATCAGTTCCTTTAGCTGTTCATCCTCTTGAGCTTTAATAATCTTTTCTGGATTCACAGCCACAATAAAGGATTGTTTTTTTTCTTCTATGTTATGAAATAATTGTTTCTTTAAGCTATCATAGGTTTCATTGGAGACTTTCACTCCAAGTATTTCTTCCTGTTTACCCATAGACTCACCTGTTTTTTGCATCGCCAAGACGGTTATAAACAAAACCGGCATTACGCCATGCGTCTTCGTCGATGCAGTTTTTCGTGTCGTATACGATGGCTGTATTCATTAGCACAGCCACTTCCTCTGGGACATATGTCTTAAAGATATTATGATCCGTTAAAATAACGACCATATCTGCCCCTCTTACCGTATCTTCTAAAGAAAACTCCTGATGTGGCACTCGAATATCCTTTATATAAGGATCGTAGACACGATAATCGATATTAGTCTTGTTGAGATGCTCCATAATTGTTAAGGAAGGACTCTCTCTCATATCATCTACATTTCCTTTAAAGGATAAACCTAGCAACGCAACTTTTGGTTGGACAACTTGATTTTCCTTTAAAATCTCTTGAATACGTTGGACCGTATAAGCAGGCATATCATCATTGGTTGTACGTGCCAAGTGAATCATTTTTGCCAACTCTGGTTGAAGCTCAACGATAAACCATGGGTCAACTGCAATACAGTGGCCTCCCACTCCAGGGCCAGGCTGATGAATATTGACACGTGGGTGGAAGTTTGCAAGCTTGATGGCTTCCCACACGTTGACACCGATTTGGTCACTAATTTTGGCCAGCTCATTGGCATAGGCAATATTAATGTCGCGGTACGTATTTTCAATAACTTTTACAAGTTCTGCTGTAGTGGCATCTGTAAGATGGAATTCCCCTTTAACAAACGTTTGATATAACTTCTTCGTGCGTTCGCTAGACTCTTGGTTAATTCCGCCCACGATACGATCGTTTTGTTCCAATTCTTGAAAGATCTTTCCTGGAATCACTCGTTCAGGAGAGTGAGAGATATATAAGTCATTCTCTACATCTAGACCAGATTCAGCTAAAACAGGCATCATCACGTCCTCAACTGTACGAGGAGGAACGGTTGATTCTAGAATCACTAGGTCCCCTTTTTTCACATAAGGAACAACGGCTTGAGTTCCCGCGCGAACATAATCGAGATTTGCTGTTTTCTCCTCTGTAATCGGAGATGGGACAGCAATAATATAGACATCGGACTCTACAGGCTTCGTTGAAACTGTAAGATGTCCTGAATCGATTACTTCATTAAGTGCCTCCTGTAACCCCGGCTCTTCTATATGCAATTCTTTATTTGCAAGTTTCTTTACAACAGACTCATTTACATCTACACCATGAACCTGATGTCCGCTTTTCGCAAACATAATCGATGTTGGCAGTCCAATATAGCCAAGACCAATAATACAAATTTTCTCCATGCACTTTAACTTCCTTTCTTTCTATCGACAGACCAGGTACATGATTTTAGCATATACCATTTAGACGAATTTCTTACTTAAAAGGATTCACTTTTTTTGGATATTTTTCTTATTCTTACATATTTAATATCGTACAAAACGTATAGAACGCAGGACCAAGGTTCTGGGCCTTGGTCCTGCGATCCCTCATTCTTTACTTTATTTTTGCTCTTTGAGTATCGATCCAATTCAAAATTGGGCGATATTCCTTACTAATCAATCCTGTGACTTCCACGATGAGCTCAATCATGATCAATAAGGTAATAAGCATCAACGTTGCACCCCACATCGTTGCTCTTGTAAATACGATAGCTGCGATGCTGAATAAAGCACTAAGAGCGTATATCACAATAACCGCTTGTCTGTGAGAATATCCAAGGTTAATTAGGCAATGATGCAAGTGAAATTTATCAGGTGCAGAAAGTGGTTTTTTCTGAATAATTCTCCGGATGATTGCAAATAGTGTATCTAGAATTGGTACTCCAAGAATGATAATAGGAACGAGCAGAGAGAAGAACGTTACATTCTTAAAGAGTCCCATTATTGCTAGAACACTAATTATATAGCCTAGGAATAAGGCACCCGTATCCCCCATAAAGAGTTTGGCAGGATAGAAATTATATCGAAGAAACCCTAAGGTACTTCCTAACACGATTAAACCAACCATGGCTACAAATGTATTTCCCATGGAAATTGCCATAGCGGAGATTGTAAATAAAGCTATAGCGGATACACCTGCAGCGAGCCCATCAAGTCCATCAATTAGATTAATAGCATTGGTAATTCCAACAATCCACAGCAAAGTAATAGGAATGGCTAAGTATCCAAAATCAATTCGGCCCACAAGAGGCATAGTGATGAATTCAATTTGTATACCACCCATTATAGTCACTGATGCTGCTGCAATTTGACCCACTAATTTCATTTTAGCCGATAGCTGAAACATATCATCAAGAACACCTGTAATGATGATGATGGTTGCACCAGCCAGTAATGGCCAATAGGCAAACCCGTCAGGATTGAAAACAAGATATCCTAGTAAAAAGCTTAAATAGATTGCTAAGCCACCTAAACGGGGCATTATTTGTGTGTGTACTTTTCTTGCATTCGGTTGATCAACAGCACCAATTTTTATCGCTAATTTCTTCACAAATGGTGTTATGATCAAAGCCGCCACTAGGCAAACTAAAACAGCCCATATATAGATCATCATTTCATAATCCCCCACAACTCTACCTAAATAGATTGTTTATTAGTTATTTGTCAGTTTCTTAATTAGTTTACAATGAATAGACGATGATCACGTCTTAAAAGTTTCAAAGATTCAAAAACTAGTTTTACCTTTTTTTTGCTATTTAAACACGTTCCCCCATTATAAAGCACATTATAGGCAAATTCAATGGTATATTTTGAAGGGTAATCGACAAATCATCCCTTTATTTTATAGTGATTTTTAGAGCCTCTCAGTTGGAATTCTAGTTAGAATCGAGCATAGTTTTGCCCGTGTATTCCGAAAATCGTTCGACAATTCACTAGAATGAATCGACATCGCCTGGTGTTACCCACCAATTGCTCGCTTCCTTCCACTCTCCATTTGCCGCTTCAAGGTCATGAACAATAAACGGCATTGGTTTATCTTTTTCCAAGAAGCCATAGGCAGTTAATAATTCTGTAGCTACCGCTGGCGGGAAAGCCCATGTTTGAATGAGATCCATATCCCTCAGTTCTTGAAGTGCCGCCTTTAGTAAATTCTCCCAGCTTATTCCGCCGTCAGCTGCTAACCAATCAATGATGAAGCCAGTCTTTACGTCTCCACCCATCATTTTTGTAGTCGACTTTTTTACCACGACATAGCCAAGTAGCTCTGATCTTTCTTCAAGAGCCAGAATGGTGTATTTTTCCGTAGGGTGGTTTAAAAAGCGCCAATTTAAATAGGCAGAAGTTCGCTTCAGTAAAAAAGGTTTTATCGAATTAGCTTTTTTGGCCAATTGATCAAACCGTTCGTCACATTTCTTTGTATTGATCACTTTTACATCATTTGGTAGGTTTTTCGTTTTTCGTTGTCCTTTGCTATAAAGATTTCCAAGGCCCTTTAATGGTTTTAAAAATGGAAATCGAGCAGTTGCAATATTACCTGGGCGCAATATTTTCATATAACGAGAGACGTCTGCAACGTGAACGCCGTTCGTATAACGAAGCAGTAATTCCTTCGCTTTCGGCGCTGGGAATCCATATAAGTACGAGATTCCTTCTTCTTTTGCAAGTTCTACCATCGCTTCATTTAACTTCTTGTAAATCCCTTTGCCGCGTGCTTCTGGGTCTACCATTGTGTCGACTCTTAATGCAATAGGCTTAACCTCGCCATTCACATAGCCTTCCGAAATCCACAATCCAAGATGACCAAGAATG
It encodes:
- a CDS encoding WecB/TagA/CpsF family glycosyltransferase encodes the protein MPVLFITVLAMQKTGESMGKQEEILGVKVSNETYDSLKKQLFHNIEEKKQSFIVAVNPEKIIKAQEDEQLKELINTADYQIPDGVGVLIASKLQGGSISNRITGIDLMTVLLEEAAHKGAKVFLYGGKPGVADQASHEISRRYPDIQIVGVLDGYIQEQDILLEEINQANADILFVALGSPKQEEWIRANKSKLNVSIFQGVGGSFDVFAGNIKRAPALFRRFGLEWLYRLLAEPWRWKRQLALPMFLLKVLRARK
- a CDS encoding nucleotide sugar dehydrogenase; its protein translation is MEKICIIGLGYIGLPTSIMFAKSGHQVHGVDVNESVVKKLANKELHIEEPGLQEALNEVIDSGHLTVSTKPVESDVYIIAVPSPITEEKTANLDYVRAGTQAVVPYVKKGDLVILESTVPPRTVEDVMMPVLAESGLDVENDLYISHSPERVIPGKIFQELEQNDRIVGGINQESSERTKKLYQTFVKGEFHLTDATTAELVKVIENTYRDINIAYANELAKISDQIGVNVWEAIKLANFHPRVNIHQPGPGVGGHCIAVDPWFIVELQPELAKMIHLARTTNDDMPAYTVQRIQEILKENQVVQPKVALLGLSFKGNVDDMRESPSLTIMEHLNKTNIDYRVYDPYIKDIRVPHQEFSLEDTVRGADMVVILTDHNIFKTYVPEEVAVLMNTAIVYDTKNCIDEDAWRNAGFVYNRLGDAKNR
- a CDS encoding MraY family glycosyltransferase translates to MIYIWAVLVCLVAALIITPFVKKLAIKIGAVDQPNARKVHTQIMPRLGGLAIYLSFLLGYLVFNPDGFAYWPLLAGATIIIITGVLDDMFQLSAKMKLVGQIAAASVTIMGGIQIEFITMPLVGRIDFGYLAIPITLLWIVGITNAINLIDGLDGLAAGVSAIALFTISAMAISMGNTFVAMVGLIVLGSTLGFLRYNFYPAKLFMGDTGALFLGYIISVLAIMGLFKNVTFFSLLVPIIILGVPILDTLFAIIRRIIQKKPLSAPDKFHLHHCLINLGYSHRQAVIVIYALSALFSIAAIVFTRATMWGATLMLITLLIMIELIVEVTGLISKEYRPILNWIDTQRAKIK
- a CDS encoding GNAT family N-acetyltransferase, which codes for MTIRKYQSGDEQQIQELFKKVFKKDRSAELWTWKFLNNPQKMNPWILLYEEKGNILGHLGLWISEGYVNGEVKPIALRVDTMVDPEARGKGIYKKLNEAMVELAKEEGISYLYGFPAPKAKELLLRYTNGVHVADVSRYMKILRPGNIATARFPFLKPLKGLGNLYSKGQRKTKNLPNDVKVINTKKCDERFDQLAKKANSIKPFLLKRTSAYLNWRFLNHPTEKYTILALEERSELLGYVVVKKSTTKMMGGDVKTGFIIDWLAADGGISWENLLKAALQELRDMDLIQTWAFPPAVATELLTAYGFLEKDKPMPFIVHDLEAANGEWKEASNWWVTPGDVDSF